The bacterium genomic sequence GGGGGTCGCGTGCTGCGGCAGGCCGTTCGAGCCGGTCTCCGAGAACGACGATGTCCAGTCCATGAGGCCGGCCGGGCCGGATCCGAGCGTGATGTCCCGGTAGTGCCACCGATCGGCACCGGGCAGCGACATGTAACTCGGGATGTCGCCGCGAATTCGGTCGGTGCGCACGCCGTCCGGGTCGATGTGCCAGTACAGCGACGTCTCCATCTCGCACGCGTGCGCGGACCCACCGAGCCCGGACGTACGGATCGAATTCCAGTACTTGCCCGCAAGCTGCCACCACCCCAGCGACATGCACGAGGCATCCGTCTGCAACGTCACCTGGCGTGCGGCCGTCTCCACGAGCGGCTGGTTGGAGCCGTGGCCGTTCAGGATGACGATCCGCTTGAACCCGTGGTAGGCGGCCGAGCGGCCGATGTCCACCAACAGGCACACGAAAGTGGCCGGCTCGACGTTGATGGTGCCCGGGAAGTCCATCACGTGGTGCGTGTAGCCGTACGCCACCGCCGGCAGCACGAGGATCTCGGCGGGGGAGCGGCGACCGGCCTCGAGGCTGATCGACGCCGCTTCCCTGGTGTCCGTGTCGAGCGGAAGGTGGTGGCCGTGCTGCTCCGTGGCGCCGACGGGTAGGATCACTACCTTCTTGAGCGCGACCGCCTCGTTGATCTCCTGCCACGTGAGTGCTTCGTAACGATATTCCCGAACCGCGCGATCGCGCACCGACTCTGCCACCGATCTCTCCTCCCCTCCCGCGTCTCGGAACCGCGGGTGTTATCCGGCCACGTCCCGCCAGCGGCCTCCTCGAGGCCGAACCACGTAGGGTTCGAGCGCCTCGGCGTTCACGCGAACACCGATCCCCGGGCCCTCGGGAACGATGAACTGTCCCCCGTCCGTAACAAATGGCTCCTCGAGGAGACCTGACGCGAGCGCGACCATCTGCGGCTGATACTCTACCGTATGGAGCCCGGGCGCCCACGCGGCCACCTGCAGCGACGAGGCGATGTAGCCGAACAGACCCACGCCGAGGTGAAGGGCGAGGGGTCGTCCGCGCTCGTCTATGAGCCGCGCGATGTTGCGAGATTCGGTCGTGCCGCACCGGCCTACGTCCACCTGGACGATGTCCAAGGCACGGGCGTCGAGCCAGGGGGTGAACTGGTA encodes the following:
- a CDS encoding creatininase family protein, whose product is MAESVRDRAVREYRYEALTWQEINEAVALKKVVILPVGATEQHGHHLPLDTDTREAASISLEAGRRSPAEILVLPAVAYGYTHHVMDFPGTINVEPATFVCLLVDIGRSAAYHGFKRIVILNGHGSNQPLVETAARQVTLQTDASCMSLGWWQLAGKYWNSIRTSGLGGSAHACEMETSLYWHIDPDGVRTDRIRGDIPSYMSLPGADRWHYRDITLGSGPAGLMDWTSSFSETGSNGLPQHATPEKGRLLFEHVIGELIELVRWFRLRPDLERRDRHAAAPTFALPFGF